A window of Streptomyces sp. DG1A-41 contains these coding sequences:
- a CDS encoding ABC transporter ATP-binding protein — METNGHEHVIEVTDLRRVYGGGFEAVRGISFSVRRGEIFALLGTNGAGKTSTVELLEGLAAPADGRVRVLGHDPYTDRAVVRPRTGVMLQEGGFPSELTVAETARMWAGCVSGARPPAEVLALVGLESKAGTRVKQLSGGQRRRLDLALALLSDPEVLFLDEPTTGLDAEGRRDTWELVSTLRDGGTTVLLTTHYLEEAENLADRLAIMHDGRIATTGTPAEVTAAEPSRISFELPEGYLVGDLPPLGELGVTGHETDGRIIRLRTHELQRTATGLLTWAAQARVELRRLDVRSASLEEAFLGIAENVSAEQAVGMTTKEYAA, encoded by the coding sequence ATGGAAACCAACGGACACGAACACGTGATTGAGGTCACTGACCTGCGGCGCGTGTACGGGGGCGGGTTCGAGGCGGTACGCGGAATCAGCTTTTCCGTACGACGCGGGGAGATCTTCGCCCTGCTGGGCACCAACGGCGCGGGCAAGACGTCGACCGTCGAACTGCTGGAGGGACTCGCGGCGCCGGCGGACGGCCGGGTGCGGGTCCTCGGCCACGACCCGTACACCGACCGGGCCGTCGTACGGCCCCGCACCGGGGTGATGCTGCAGGAAGGCGGCTTCCCGTCCGAGTTGACCGTCGCGGAGACCGCGCGGATGTGGGCGGGATGCGTGAGCGGGGCCCGGCCGCCGGCGGAGGTCCTGGCGCTGGTCGGGCTGGAGTCGAAGGCCGGCACCCGGGTCAAGCAGTTGTCCGGCGGCCAGCGGCGCCGGCTGGATCTGGCGCTCGCGCTGCTCAGCGATCCCGAGGTGCTCTTCCTGGACGAGCCCACCACCGGGCTGGACGCCGAAGGCCGCCGCGACACCTGGGAGTTGGTGAGCACGCTGCGCGACGGCGGTACGACGGTGCTGCTGACCACGCACTACCTGGAGGAGGCCGAGAACCTCGCCGACCGGCTTGCGATCATGCACGACGGCCGCATCGCCACCACCGGGACCCCGGCCGAGGTGACCGCCGCGGAACCGTCGCGGATCTCCTTCGAGCTGCCCGAGGGCTACCTCGTGGGCGATCTCCCGCCGCTCGGCGAACTGGGCGTGACCGGACACGAGACCGACGGCCGGATCATCCGGCTCCGCACCCATGAACTCCAGCGGACGGCCACCGGGCTGCTGACGTGGGCCGCGCAGGCCCGGGTGGAGCTGCGCCGCCTGGACGTGCGGTCGGCCTCCCTGGAGGAGGCGTTCCTCGGTATCGCCGAGAACGTCTCCGCGGAGCAGGCCGTCGGGATGACGACGAAGGAGTACGCGGCATGA
- a CDS encoding ABC transporter permease, with protein MSATHTTTRPAPAATTPLSRMTALARAEVALLGRTRGALVAALFVPLVLPVSTSQAAKEMDLAEVGLDTGTLVLPAAVGFSLLFAVYSVLVGALVVRREELVLKRLRTGELRDAEILAGSALPAVLTGLAQCLLLAAGCWVLLDLSAPSAPHLAVGGLLLGLVMCAALAAATASFTRTGESAQVTPIPLMIISMMGSGMLFPLELLPDRVASVCELLPLTPVVTLVRGGWTGDLSAHDALGAVATAVVWIVIAVFAVRRWFRWEPRR; from the coding sequence ATGAGCGCCACGCACACGACGACCCGCCCGGCGCCGGCGGCGACCACTCCCCTGAGCCGGATGACGGCTCTCGCCCGTGCCGAGGTGGCCCTGCTCGGGCGCACCAGGGGCGCGCTCGTCGCCGCGCTGTTCGTGCCACTGGTGCTGCCGGTGAGCACGTCCCAGGCGGCCAAGGAGATGGACCTCGCCGAAGTGGGTCTGGACACCGGCACCCTGGTGCTGCCCGCCGCGGTCGGCTTCTCCCTGCTGTTCGCCGTCTATTCGGTGCTCGTCGGCGCCCTCGTCGTCCGGCGTGAGGAACTCGTCCTCAAGCGGCTGCGCACCGGTGAGCTGCGGGACGCCGAGATCCTGGCCGGTTCCGCGCTGCCGGCCGTACTCACCGGGCTCGCGCAGTGCCTGCTGCTGGCGGCGGGCTGCTGGGTCCTGCTGGACCTGTCCGCGCCGTCCGCGCCCCATCTGGCCGTCGGCGGCCTGCTGTTGGGGCTCGTGATGTGCGCCGCGCTCGCCGCCGCCACCGCGAGCTTCACCAGGACCGGCGAGAGCGCCCAGGTCACGCCCATACCGCTGATGATCATCTCGATGATGGGCTCGGGCATGCTCTTCCCGCTGGAGCTGCTGCCGGACCGGGTGGCCTCCGTCTGCGAACTGCTGCCGCTGACGCCCGTCGTCACCCTGGTGCGCGGCGGCTGGACCGGCGACCTGTCGGCGCACGATGCGCTGGGCGCCGTCGCGACGGCGGTGGTCTGGATCGTCATCGCCGTGTTTGCTGTACGGCGGTGGTTCCGCTGGGAACCGCGGCGCTGA
- a CDS encoding histidine kinase, which translates to MRGPDRWWRRKTTPEKVETYTRSSFHFFAVFEFLFVALTAVAPLGVRLGGVMLLMVAAHAVISFVTVSRAVDWTRGRRSQPVRLLWTLAAVTGAVAVTAMAIVQHGPDRESVDTAAGGVFGTVLVYSPGIIALGVRDRRRAFGIAGGFAVGVWLVSVALGASALGALFAAVAVLGGGLFLAFTAVFSVWLLNAVYQLDEARETRTRLAVAEERLRFGRDLHDVMGRNLAVIALKSELAVQLAQRGRPEAVAQMVEVQRLAQESQREVREVVRGYREADLGTELAGAQGVLAAAGIDCTVSGATAAGLPVAVQSALGWVVREAATNVLRHGDARRCAVRLRVLEGHVVLSVENDGVTEAGDGSSGSSGSGLAGLRERLAEIDGTLEAGPADKGLFRLTAKIPMPSAGTAPSESIAAVRSMSEVTP; encoded by the coding sequence ATGCGGGGGCCGGACAGGTGGTGGCGGCGGAAGACGACGCCGGAGAAGGTCGAGACGTACACGCGGTCGTCGTTTCACTTCTTCGCGGTGTTCGAGTTCTTGTTCGTCGCGCTCACGGCCGTGGCTCCGCTGGGTGTGCGGCTGGGCGGCGTGATGCTGCTGATGGTGGCCGCGCACGCCGTCATCTCCTTCGTCACCGTGTCGCGGGCGGTGGACTGGACGCGTGGCAGGCGGTCGCAGCCCGTACGGCTGCTGTGGACACTGGCCGCCGTCACCGGCGCGGTCGCCGTCACCGCCATGGCCATCGTCCAGCACGGACCGGACCGCGAGAGCGTCGATACCGCCGCGGGCGGGGTCTTCGGCACCGTCCTGGTCTACAGTCCCGGCATCATCGCGCTGGGCGTCCGTGACCGGCGGCGGGCGTTCGGGATCGCGGGCGGCTTCGCGGTGGGCGTCTGGCTCGTGTCGGTCGCGCTGGGTGCCTCCGCGCTCGGCGCGCTCTTCGCGGCGGTGGCCGTGCTGGGCGGCGGCCTCTTCCTCGCCTTCACGGCCGTCTTCTCCGTGTGGCTGCTCAACGCCGTCTACCAACTCGACGAGGCACGCGAGACCCGGACCCGGCTCGCCGTCGCCGAGGAGCGGCTGAGGTTCGGGCGGGATCTGCACGACGTCATGGGACGGAACCTGGCCGTCATCGCGCTCAAGAGCGAACTGGCCGTGCAGCTCGCCCAGCGGGGCAGGCCGGAGGCCGTGGCGCAGATGGTCGAGGTGCAGCGGCTCGCGCAGGAGTCGCAGCGGGAGGTACGGGAGGTCGTGCGCGGCTACCGGGAGGCCGACCTCGGCACGGAACTCGCCGGGGCGCAGGGGGTGCTGGCCGCGGCCGGCATCGACTGCACGGTGAGCGGGGCGACGGCGGCCGGGCTGCCGGTCGCGGTGCAGTCCGCCCTGGGGTGGGTCGTACGGGAGGCAGCGACGAATGTCCTGCGGCACGGGGACGCGCGGCGGTGTGCGGTGAGGCTGCGGGTGCTGGAGGGGCACGTGGTGTTATCCGTGGAGAACGACGGGGTCACCGAGGCCGGGGACGGGTCGTCCGGCTCGTCCGGCTCCGGGCTCGCCGGGCTGCGCGAGCGGCTGGCGGAGATCGACGGGACGCTGGAGGCCGGGCCCGCGGACAAGGGGCTGTTCCGGCTGACGGCAAAGATTCCGATGCCGTCAGCCGGAACAGCCCCTTCCGAGTCCATCGCCGCTGTGCGTTCCATGAGTGAGGTCACACCATGA
- a CDS encoding response regulator transcription factor encodes MTAVEPVRLLLADDEHLIRGALAALLSLEDDLMVVAEAATGPEALAMARAHKPDVAVLDLQMPGADGVKVATSLRTELPGCKVLIVTSHGRPGHLKRALEAGVRGFVPKTVSAQRLAELIRTVHAGNRYVDPELAADAIAAGDSPLTAREAEVLELAADGAPVAEIAERAALSQGTVRNYLSSAVSKLGAENRHAAVRLARERGWV; translated from the coding sequence ATGACGGCCGTAGAGCCGGTTCGGCTGCTGCTCGCCGATGACGAGCACCTCATTCGCGGGGCGCTCGCCGCGCTGCTGTCGCTGGAGGACGACCTCATGGTCGTCGCCGAGGCGGCCACCGGTCCGGAGGCGCTGGCGATGGCCCGGGCGCACAAGCCCGACGTCGCCGTACTGGATCTCCAGATGCCCGGCGCCGACGGTGTGAAGGTCGCCACATCCCTGCGCACCGAACTGCCCGGCTGCAAGGTGCTCATCGTCACCAGTCACGGGCGGCCCGGGCATCTCAAGCGGGCGCTGGAGGCCGGGGTGCGGGGGTTCGTGCCGAAGACCGTGAGCGCTCAGCGGCTCGCGGAGCTCATTCGCACGGTGCACGCCGGGAACCGCTACGTCGACCCGGAGTTGGCCGCCGACGCGATCGCCGCCGGGGACTCGCCGCTGACCGCCCGGGAGGCCGAGGTACTGGAACTCGCAGCCGACGGTGCGCCGGTGGCGGAGATCGCGGAGCGGGCCGCGCTGTCGCAGGGGACCGTGCGCAACTACCTGTCGTCGGCCGTGTCGAAGCTCGGTGCGGAGAACCGGCATGCCGCGGTGCGGCTCGCGCGGGAGCGAGGTTGGGTATAG
- a CDS encoding phosphoribosylaminoimidazolesuccinocarboxamide synthase, giving the protein MSGFVEKPEPIQVPGLVHLHTGKVRELYQNEAGDLVMVASDRISAFDWVLPTEIPDKGRILTQLSLWWFEQLADLVSHHVLSTELPAGAPADWEGRTLICKSLQMVPVECVARGYLTGSGLVEYNESRTVCGLALPEGLVDGSELPAPIFTPATKAAVGEHDENVSYEEVARQVGADTAARLRQATLAAYSRGRDIARDRGIILADTKFEFGFDGDSLVLADEVLTADSSRFWPADQWQPGRAQPSYDKQYVRDWLTSAESGWDRKSEQPPPALPQQVVDATRAKYVEAYERLTGISWT; this is encoded by the coding sequence GTGTCCGGATTCGTCGAAAAGCCCGAGCCGATCCAGGTTCCGGGCCTGGTGCATCTGCACACCGGAAAGGTGCGCGAGCTGTACCAGAACGAGGCGGGCGACCTCGTGATGGTCGCCAGCGACCGCATCTCCGCGTTCGACTGGGTGCTGCCGACCGAGATCCCCGACAAGGGCCGGATCCTCACGCAGCTCTCCCTGTGGTGGTTCGAGCAGCTCGCCGACCTGGTTTCCCACCACGTCCTGAGCACCGAACTGCCCGCGGGCGCCCCCGCCGACTGGGAGGGCCGCACGCTCATCTGCAAGTCGCTCCAGATGGTCCCCGTGGAGTGCGTGGCCCGCGGCTACCTGACCGGCTCGGGCCTGGTCGAGTACAACGAGTCCCGCACGGTCTGCGGCCTCGCCCTGCCGGAGGGCCTGGTCGACGGCAGTGAACTGCCCGCCCCGATCTTCACCCCGGCCACCAAGGCCGCCGTCGGCGAGCACGACGAGAACGTCTCCTACGAGGAGGTCGCCCGCCAGGTCGGCGCCGACACCGCCGCCCGGCTGCGCCAGGCGACCCTCGCCGCCTACTCCCGGGGCCGGGACATCGCCCGCGACCGGGGCATCATCCTCGCGGACACGAAGTTCGAGTTCGGCTTCGACGGCGACTCCCTGGTCCTCGCGGACGAGGTCCTCACCGCGGACTCCTCCCGCTTCTGGCCGGCCGACCAGTGGCAGCCGGGCCGCGCGCAGCCGTCGTACGACAAGCAGTACGTCCGCGACTGGCTGACCTCGGCGGAGTCCGGCTGGGACCGCAAGAGCGAGCAGCCGCCGCCCGCGCTGCCGCAGCAGGTCGTCGACGCCACCCGCGCCAAGTACGTGGAAGCGTACGAGCGCCTGACCGGCATCAGCTGGACGTAG
- a CDS encoding N,N-dimethylformamidase beta subunit family domain-containing protein, whose amino-acid sequence MGSEQIRRWESGALAHAVTDPFGLGPVPWLRGNVTYIDDSGQVVPWYVDQDPAQAPKNGSRSGGPRAADDVHRQIKGFTSAGAVAPGEAIDFHITVDPPQEFGVDIYRIGHYGGDGAAKITNSPRLSGIVQPPPLTADRTVSCHHWWLSWRLQIPSHWNIGAYVAVLTTADGYRSHVPFTVRHDQPADLLLVLPDITWQAYNLYPEDGRTGASLYHAWDEKGRLLGEAEAATTVSFDRPYAGAGLPLHVGHAYDFIRWAERYGYDIAYATAGDLHAGRVDPTRYRGLVFPGHDEYWSAAMRGAVELARDAGTSLVFLSANSMYWQVELGPSPSGVPDRLLTCRKRRGPGKPVLWREIDRAEQQLIGIQYAGPVPEPHPLIVRNAGHWLWEATGAHEGDEIEGLVAGEADRYFPRTPLPEHEERVLLAHSPYTDKERVQRHQETSLYRAPSGAWVFASGTFAWTPALDRPGHVDARIQRATANLLDRICKRD is encoded by the coding sequence ATGGGTTCGGAGCAGATCCGCCGCTGGGAGTCGGGAGCGCTGGCGCACGCCGTGACGGATCCCTTCGGGCTGGGCCCCGTTCCGTGGCTGCGCGGGAACGTGACGTACATCGACGACAGCGGTCAGGTCGTCCCTTGGTACGTGGACCAGGACCCGGCCCAGGCCCCGAAGAACGGCAGCCGCTCCGGCGGCCCCCGCGCGGCCGACGACGTCCACCGCCAGATCAAGGGCTTCACCTCCGCCGGCGCGGTCGCGCCCGGCGAGGCCATCGACTTCCACATCACCGTCGACCCGCCCCAGGAGTTCGGCGTCGACATCTACCGCATCGGCCACTACGGCGGTGACGGCGCCGCGAAGATCACCAACAGCCCGCGCCTGTCCGGCATCGTGCAGCCCCCGCCGCTCACGGCGGACCGTACGGTCTCCTGCCACCACTGGTGGCTGTCCTGGCGGCTCCAGATCCCGTCGCACTGGAACATCGGCGCGTACGTCGCCGTCCTCACCACCGCGGACGGCTACCGCTCCCATGTTCCGTTCACGGTCCGCCACGACCAGCCCGCCGACCTGCTCCTCGTCCTGCCCGACATCACCTGGCAGGCGTACAACCTCTACCCGGAGGACGGCCGCACCGGCGCCAGCCTCTACCACGCCTGGGACGAGAAGGGCCGGCTGCTGGGCGAGGCCGAGGCCGCCACCACGGTCTCCTTCGACCGCCCGTACGCGGGCGCCGGCCTTCCCCTGCACGTCGGCCACGCCTACGACTTCATCCGCTGGGCCGAGCGCTACGGCTACGACATCGCCTACGCCACGGCCGGCGACCTGCACGCGGGCCGCGTCGACCCCACCCGCTACCGCGGCCTGGTCTTCCCGGGCCACGACGAGTACTGGTCGGCCGCGATGCGCGGCGCCGTGGAGCTCGCCCGCGACGCCGGCACCTCGCTCGTCTTCCTCTCCGCCAACTCCATGTACTGGCAGGTGGAACTGGGCCCCTCCCCGTCCGGCGTCCCCGACCGCCTGCTGACCTGCCGCAAGCGCAGGGGCCCCGGCAAGCCGGTGCTGTGGCGGGAGATCGACCGTGCGGAGCAGCAGCTCATCGGCATCCAGTACGCCGGGCCCGTCCCCGAGCCGCACCCGCTGATCGTGCGCAACGCCGGGCACTGGCTCTGGGAGGCGACCGGGGCGCACGAGGGGGACGAGATCGAGGGCCTGGTGGCGGGCGAGGCCGACCGCTACTTCCCGCGCACGCCGCTGCCCGAGCACGAGGAGCGCGTGCTGCTCGCCCACTCGCCCTACACCGACAAGGAGCGCGTACAGCGCCACCAGGAGACGTCCCTGTACCGCGCCCCGTCCGGCGCGTGGGTCTTCGCGTCCGGGACGTTCGCCTGGACCCCGGCCCTGGACCGACCGGGCCACGTCGACGCCCGCATCCAGCGGGCCACCGCGAACCTCCTGGACCGCATCTGCAAACGCGACTGA
- the purD gene encoding phosphoribosylamine--glycine ligase, translating to MKVLVIGSGAREHALCHSLSHDPDVTALHCGPGNAGIAEVAELHQVDALDGAAVAALATRLGADLVVVGPEAPLVAGVADAVREAGVPVFGPSGQAAQLEGSKAFAKDVMAVAEVPTARSYVCTTAEEVDAALDAFGAPYVVKDDGLAAGKGVVVTDDIEAARAHAAACERVVIEEYLDGPEVSLFAVTDGETVVPLQPAQDFKRALDGDEGPNTGGMGAYSPLPWADPKLVDEVMQTVLQPTVDEMKRRGTPFSGLLYAGLAITSRGVRVIEFNARFGDPETQVVLARLKTPLAGLLMAAATGNLAHLEPLRWSDDAAVTVVVASHNYPGIPRTGDPITGLDEVAAQDAPHAYVLHAGTKRDGDAIVSAGGRVLSVTATGKDLAEARDRAYTAVGRIRLDGSQHRTDIAAKAAGA from the coding sequence GTGAAGGTCCTCGTCATCGGCAGCGGCGCCCGTGAACACGCCCTGTGCCACTCCCTGTCCCACGACCCCGACGTCACCGCGCTGCACTGCGGACCCGGCAACGCCGGCATCGCCGAGGTCGCCGAGCTGCACCAGGTCGACGCCCTGGACGGTGCGGCCGTTGCCGCGCTGGCCACGCGGCTCGGCGCGGACCTCGTGGTCGTCGGCCCGGAGGCGCCGCTGGTCGCCGGTGTCGCCGACGCCGTCCGCGAGGCCGGCGTCCCGGTCTTCGGCCCGTCCGGGCAGGCCGCCCAGCTCGAGGGCTCCAAGGCCTTCGCGAAGGACGTCATGGCGGTGGCCGAGGTGCCCACGGCACGGTCGTACGTCTGCACGACCGCCGAGGAGGTCGACGCGGCACTCGACGCCTTCGGCGCCCCGTACGTCGTCAAGGACGATGGGCTCGCCGCCGGGAAGGGTGTCGTCGTCACCGACGACATCGAGGCGGCCAGGGCCCACGCCGCCGCCTGCGAGCGCGTGGTCATCGAGGAGTACCTCGACGGCCCCGAGGTCTCCCTGTTCGCCGTCACCGACGGTGAGACGGTCGTGCCGCTCCAGCCCGCCCAGGACTTCAAGCGCGCGCTGGACGGCGACGAGGGCCCGAACACCGGCGGCATGGGGGCCTACTCCCCGCTGCCGTGGGCCGACCCGAAGCTGGTCGACGAGGTGATGCAGACCGTCCTCCAGCCGACCGTGGACGAGATGAAGCGGCGCGGCACGCCGTTTTCCGGCCTGCTCTACGCCGGACTCGCGATCACCTCACGCGGCGTGCGCGTGATCGAGTTCAACGCCCGCTTCGGCGACCCCGAGACCCAGGTCGTCCTGGCCCGGCTGAAGACGCCGCTGGCCGGTCTCCTGATGGCCGCGGCCACCGGCAACCTCGCCCACCTGGAGCCGCTGCGCTGGAGCGACGACGCGGCCGTGACGGTCGTCGTCGCCTCGCACAACTACCCCGGCATCCCGCGCACCGGCGACCCGATCACCGGTCTCGACGAGGTAGCCGCCCAGGACGCCCCGCACGCGTACGTGCTGCACGCCGGTACCAAGCGTGACGGGGACGCGATCGTCAGCGCGGGCGGCCGCGTCCTGTCCGTCACGGCCACCGGCAAGGACCTCGCCGAGGCCCGCGACCGCGCCTACACGGCCGTCGGCCGCATCCGCCTCGACGGCTCCCAGCACCGCACGGACATCGCCGCGAAGGCGGCGGGCGCGTAA
- a CDS encoding IS701 family transposase has protein sequence MTGVREDLEAFAAELFDGFFRADQRRWGQAYVRGLLLDGRRKSVEPMAARLGEDGNRQALAHFITSSPWNAAHVRARLAWRMHEAISPEALIIDDTGFLKDGDASACVARQYTGTAGKVTNCQVGVSVHLACDRASAAVNWRLFLPASWDPASPQADAVKVARRTRCGIPAQAGHVEKWQLALDMIDETRSWGVDAPLVVADAGYGDAAAFRLGLEERDLPYAVGISGRHTAHPARARPVQPACAGTGRPPKMQYPEPAQTVKDLLIAAGKAAARPVSWREGSRPGKGRSGFKRMYSRFVALRVRPAGRGIRKATGGPELPERWLLAEWPAGESEPVQFWLSNLPSGMPLATLVRLAKLRWRIEHDYREMKQALGLAHFEGRTWTGWHHHVTLVSAAHAFCTLQRLARDPKDPARA, from the coding sequence ATGACCGGGGTCCGGGAGGACCTGGAGGCGTTCGCGGCGGAGTTGTTCGACGGGTTTTTCCGCGCGGATCAACGGCGGTGGGGGCAGGCGTATGTGCGCGGTCTGCTGCTGGACGGGCGGCGCAAGTCGGTGGAGCCGATGGCGGCCCGTCTCGGTGAGGACGGGAACCGGCAGGCGCTGGCGCATTTCATCACCTCCAGCCCGTGGAATGCGGCCCATGTACGGGCCCGGCTGGCCTGGCGGATGCACGAGGCGATCAGCCCGGAAGCACTGATCATCGACGACACCGGCTTCCTGAAGGACGGGGACGCCTCGGCATGTGTGGCCCGGCAGTACACCGGCACCGCGGGCAAGGTCACCAACTGCCAGGTGGGCGTCTCCGTGCACCTGGCCTGCGACCGTGCCTCCGCCGCGGTCAACTGGCGGCTGTTCCTGCCCGCCTCCTGGGATCCCGCCTCGCCGCAGGCCGATGCGGTCAAGGTCGCCCGCCGCACCCGCTGCGGCATCCCGGCCCAGGCGGGACATGTGGAGAAGTGGCAGCTGGCCCTGGACATGATCGACGAGACCCGGTCATGGGGTGTCGATGCCCCGCTGGTGGTCGCGGACGCCGGCTACGGCGATGCCGCCGCCTTCCGCCTCGGGCTGGAGGAACGAGATCTGCCCTACGCGGTCGGCATCTCCGGCCGCCACACCGCCCATCCGGCCAGGGCCCGGCCCGTCCAACCGGCCTGTGCGGGCACCGGCCGGCCGCCCAAGATGCAGTACCCCGAGCCCGCGCAGACCGTGAAGGACCTGCTCATCGCGGCCGGGAAGGCGGCCGCACGGCCGGTGTCCTGGCGGGAGGGCTCCCGCCCGGGCAAGGGCCGCAGCGGCTTCAAGCGCATGTACTCGCGGTTCGTCGCCCTCAGGGTCCGCCCCGCCGGACGCGGCATCCGCAAGGCCACCGGCGGTCCGGAACTGCCCGAACGCTGGCTGCTGGCCGAGTGGCCGGCCGGTGAGAGCGAGCCGGTGCAGTTCTGGCTGTCGAACCTGCCCTCCGGGATGCCGCTGGCGACGCTGGTGCGGCTGGCCAAGCTCCGCTGGCGCATCGAGCACGACTACCGCGAGATGAAACAGGCCCTGGGACTGGCCCATTTCGAGGGCCGCACCTGGACCGGTTGGCACCACCACGTCACTCTTGTCTCTGCCGCCCATGCCTTCTGCACCCTGCAACGACTGGCCCGAGACCCAAAAGATCCGGCGCGGGCCTGA